In the Gossypium raimondii isolate GPD5lz chromosome 9, ASM2569854v1, whole genome shotgun sequence genome, one interval contains:
- the LOC105800422 gene encoding uncharacterized protein LOC105800422 isoform X1, whose translation MNFNLQSMNPSSSFVATRDQALSVFNHPFSQSHSFLVSNFKNGSFLSPINTHTRRPKTHTSFTTPKRFQPITGCLGERNTPAKALRQILESPGAHQGPACFDGLSAKLVERAGFQYCFTSGFSISAARLGLPDTGFISYGEMVDQGQQITQAVSIPVIGDGDNGYGNAMNVKRTVKGYIRAGFAGIILEDQVSPKACGHTQGRKVVSREEAVMRIKAAVDARKESGSDIVIVARTDSRQALSLEESLWRSRAFADAGADVLFIDALSSKEEMKAFCEVSPLVPKMANMLEGGGKTPILSPLELEEIGYKLVAYPLSLIGVSIRAMQDSLTALNGGRIPPPGSMPSFEEIKEILGFNNYYEEEKRYATSKYQLYADREGSNAYSIQRVRDDSEQRGQSPQDPVVEVITPDVYTKYGADGSRDPFSGIWSRTLRIKITGRDGFEKLDVRVPAGFLEGITNIVPALGGVNLKALLDDAAEEVGGKVLLDFNDTMGDRIQVFLE comes from the exons ATGAACTTCAACCTTCAAAGCATGAACCCATCATCATCATTTGTGGCTACCAGAGATCAAGCTCTCTCTGTTTTCAACCACCCTTTCTCACAATCTCACTCTTTCCTTGtttctaatttcaaaaatgGCTCCTTTCTATCTCCCATCAATACCCACACAAGAAGGCCAAAGACCCACACTTCTTTTACCACTCCTAAGCGATTCCAACCCATCACTGGTTGTTTAGGTGAGAGGAATACACCTGCAAAGGCACTTAGACAGATTCTGGAATCGCCTGGTGCTCACCAAGGCCCTGCTTGTTTTGATGGTCTCAGTGCTAAGCTTGTTGAAAGAGCTGGCTTTCAGTATTGTTTCACCAGTG GATTTTCCATTTCTGCCGCTCGCCTGGGACTACCAGACACCGGATTTATTTCTTATGGAGAAATGGTGGATCAGGGGCAACAAATTACTCAGGCTGTATCAATTCCTGTCATCGGAGATGGTGACAACGGATACGGAAATGCGATGAATGTGAAGAGAACTGTTAAAGGATATATAAGAGCAGGCTTTgccgggatcattctcgaagaTCAG GTGTCCCCAAAAGCTTGTGGACATACACAAGGCCGGAAGGTGGTTTCCAGAGAGGAAGCTGTCATGAGAATTAAAGCAGCAGTTGACGCTCGCAAAGAGAGTGGTTCCGACATTGTTATTGTGGCACGAACAGATTCTCGTCAAGCACTGTCTTTAGAGGAGTCACTCTGGAGATCAAGAGCTTTTGCTGATGCCGGTGCGGATGTCCTTTTTATTGATGCACTATCGTCTAAAGAAGAGATGAAAGCTTTCTGTGAAGTTTCTCCATTAGTTCCAAAAATG GCCAATATGCTTGAAGGTGGGGGGAAAACACCAATACTATCTCCGCTTGAACTTGAAGAAATTGGATATAAACTTGTGGCATATCCGCTTTCCTTGATCGGGGTATCCATCCGAGCAATGCAG GATTCACTGACTGCTCTCAATGGTGGTCGTATTCCACCTCCAGGAAGCATGCCATCCTTTGAGGAAATCAAGGAAATCTTAGGTTTCAATAATTACtacgaagaagaaaaaagatatGCTACCAGCAAGTATCAACTATATGCTGACAGAG AGGGCAGTAATGCATACAGTATACAAAGGGTTCGAGATGACTCGGAACAAAGAGGTCAAAGTCCTCAAGATCCAGTTGTTGAGGTGATAACTCCTGATGTATACACTAAATATGGTGCAGATGGTTCAAGGGATCCTTTTTCTGGAATCTGGTCTCGGACATTGAGAATCAAGATTACTGGAAGAGATGGATTTGAGAAACTTGATGTTAGAGTTCCA GCCGGGTTTTTGGAAGGAATCACAAATATCGTTCCag CTTTGGGTGGTGTAAACCTCAAGGCATTGTTGGACGATGCTGCCGAGGAAGTAGGGGGGAAGGTATTGTTGGATTTTAACGACACAATGGGTGATCGAATTCAAGTCTTTCTTGAGTGA
- the LOC105800424 gene encoding extensin-2 translates to MTAPWGDPARGQFWSQMLVALAVVVVAVASNVGVASADSYVYSSPPPPPYEYKSPPPPSPSPPPPYVYKSPPPPSPSPPPPYEYKSPPPPPKHEVNPPYHYKSPPPPSPSPPPPYYYKSPPPPSPSPPPPYYYKSPPPPSPSPPPPYYYKSPPPPSPSLPPPYYYKSPPPPSPSPPPPYYYKSPPPPSPSPPPPYYYKSPPPPSPSPPPPYYYKSPPPPSPSPPPPYYYKSPPPPSPSPPPPYYYKSPPPSPSPPPPYYYKSPPPPSPSPPPPYYYKSPPPPSPSPPPPYYYKSPPPPVKSPPPPYYYKSPPPPSPSPPPPYYYKSPPPPSPSPPPPYYYTSPPPPPHYVSPPYYYKSPPPPTPYHPAPHPHPHPFIVKVVGKVYCYRCYDWSYPAKSHNKKHLKDAVVEVTCKVGEKEITAYGKTKINGKFSITVEGFNYAKYGAEACKAKLHAPPKGSSCNIATGLHGGNKGAMLTVKSKDKYEVVLKAEPFAYAPKTPYKECEKPKPKPTPSPYYYTSPPPPSPTYAYKSPPPPPYYYKSPPPPSPTYVYKSPPPPPYYYKSPPPPVHSPPPPYYYKSPPPPVHSPPPPYYYKSPPPPVKAPAPTYHYNSPPPPSPSPPPPYYYKSPPPPSPSPPPPYYYKSPPPPSSSPPPPYYYKSPPPPVHSPPPPYYYKSPPPPAYSPPPPYYYKSPPPPVHSPPPPYHYKSPPPPIHSPPPPYYYKSPPPPVKAPAPTYHYNSPPPPSPSPPPPYYYKSPPPPSPSPPPPYYYKSPPPPSPSPPPPYYYKSPPPPSPSPPPPYYYKSPPPPVHSPPPPYYYKSPPPPSPSPPPPYYYKSPPPPSPSPPPPYYYKSPPPPSPSPPPPYYYKSPPPPSPSPPPPYYYKSPPPPVHSPPPPYYYKSPPPPSPSPPPPYYYHSPPPPVKSPPPPAYIYASPPPPTHY, encoded by the exons ATGACTGCTCCTTGGGGCGACCCTGCCAGGGGTCAGTTTTGGTCCCAAATGTTGGTGGCTTTGGCTGTTGTTGTCGTTGCTGTTGCGAGTAATGTAGGTGTTGCGTCGGCTGATAGTTATGTATACTCTTCACCTCCTCCACCACCTTATGAGTATAAGTCACCTCCACCACCTTCTCCATCTCCCCCACCACCATACGTGTATAAATCTCCACCACCTCCTTCACCTTCTCCACCACCACCTTATGAGTACAAGTCACCACCACCTCCACCGAAACATGAAGTGAACCCTCCATACCACTATAAATCTCCACCACCACCGTCTCCATCACCTCCTCCTCCATACTATTATAAGTCTCCTCCACCACCATCCCCGTCACCACCTCCTCCATACTACTACAAGTCTCCACCGCCACCATCCCCATCACCACCTCCCCCGTACTACTACAAGTCTCCACCACCTCCATCCCCATCCCTACCTCCTCCATATTACTATAAGTCTCCACCACCTCCGTCCCCGTCACCACCTCCTCCTTATTACTACAAATCCCCACCACCTCCATCTCCTTCCCCACCTCCTCCATACTACTACAAGTCCCCACCTCCTCCATCTCCATCTCCACCTCCTCCATATTACTACAAATCTCCACCACCACCGTCCCCATCACCACCTCCTCCTTACTACTACAAATCCCCGCCACCTCCATCTCCTTCCCCACCACCACCTTACTACTACAAGTCTCCCCCACCTTCTCCTTCACCACCCCCACCTTACTATTATAAGTCTCCACCACCACCATCACCATCTCCACCACCTCCTTACTACTACAAATCTCCACCACCACCCTCACCATCTCCACCACCACCTTACTACTACAAGTCCCCACCACCTCCAGTGAAGTCTCCCCCACCACCATACTATTATAAGTCTCCCCCACCACCATCACCATCTCCACCACCTCCTTACTACTACAAGTCTCCACCACCACCTTCACCATCTCCTCCACCACCTTACTACTATACGTCTCCGCCACCTCCTCCGCATTACGTCTCTCCACCATACTACTACAAATCACCACCTCCTCCAACTCCATATCATCCCGCCCCTCACCCCCACCCCCACCCATTCATAGTCAAGGTCGTTGGTAAAGTTTACTGCTACAGGTGCTATGACTGGAGCTATCCAGCAAAATCGCACAACAAGAAACATCTCAAAG ATGCTGTTGTGGAAGTGACTTGCAAGGTTGGAGAAAAGGAGATCACAGCTTACggaaaaaccaaaatcaatGGAAAATTTAGCATCACAGTTGAAGGATTTAACTATGCCAAATATGGAGCTGAGGCATGCAAGGCCAAGCTCCATGCCCCACCCAAGGGTTCATCTTGCAACATTGCTACCGGTCTACATGGGGGCAACAAGGGTGCCATGCTCACCGTGAAGTCCAAGGACAAGTATGAGGTTGTGCTTAAGGCTGAGCCATTTGCCTATGCTCCAAAGACCCCTTACAAGGAGTGTGAGAAGCCAAAGCCAAAGCCTACTCCATCTCCTTACTATTACACCTCTCCACCACCACCATCGCCTACTTATGCTTACAAGTCACCACCTCCTCCACCATACTATTACAAGTCCCCGCCACCACCAAGCCCTACCTATGTTTATAagtcaccaccaccaccaccatacTACTACAAATCTCCACCCCCACCAGTCCACTCTCCACCCCCACCATATTACTACAAGTCTCCACCACCACCAGTCCACTCTCCACCCCCACCATACTACTACAAATCACCACCACCTCCAGTGAAGGCCCCAGCACCAACCTACCACTACAACTCCCCGCCTCCACCATCACcatctcctcctcctccttacTACTACAAATCCCCACCACCTCCATCTCCATCACCACCACCTCCATACTACTACAAATCCCCTCCTCCCCCGTCTTCATCTCCGCCTCCTCCTTACTACTACAAGTCCCCACCACCACCAGTCCACTCTCCACCACCACCATACTACTACAAATCTCCACCACCACCAGCCTACTCTCCACCACCACCATACTACTACAAATCTCCACCACCACCAGTCCACTCTCCACCACCGCCATACCATTACAAATCCCCACCTCCACCAATTCATTCCCCTCCACCACCATACTATTACAAATCACCACCACCTCCAGTGAAGGCTCCAGCACCAACTTACCACTACAACTCCCCTCCTccaccatcaccatcaccaccaccaccatacTACTACAAATCTCCACCTCCTCCATCTccatcaccaccaccaccatatTACTACAAGTCTCCTCCTCCCCCATCGCCATCTCCTCCTCCTCCCTACTACTACAAATCTCCACCACCTCCATCTccatcaccaccaccaccatacTACTACAAATCTCCACCACCACCAGTCCACTCTCCACCACCACCCTACTATTACAAGTCCCCACCTCCCCCATCTccatcaccaccaccaccatacTACTACAAATCTCCTCCTCCCCCATCGCcatctcctcctcctccttacTACTACAAATCTCCACCACCTCCATCTccatcaccaccaccaccatacTACTACAAATCTCCACCTCCCCCATCACCATCTCCACCTCCTCCCTACTACTACAAATCTCCACCACCACCAGTCCACTCTCCACCACCACCCTACTATTACAAGTCCCCACCTCCTCCATCCCCTTCACCCCCTCCCCCATACTACTATCACTCACCTCCCCCACCAGTGAAATCACCTCCACCTCCAGCCTATATTTACGCTTCTCCTCCACCACCTACTCACTATTGA
- the LOC105800421 gene encoding PTI1-like tyrosine-protein kinase 3, producing the protein MRRWLCCSCLVEDTYQSHENEHLRSPNYNTEGNQKNSKAAAPPKAEVQKSAPPIEVPALSLEELKEKTDNFGSKALIGEGSYGRVYYANLDNGKAVAVKKLDSSDAESNVEFLTQVSMVSRLKHDNFVELQGYCVEGNLRVLAYEFATMGSLHDVLHGRKGVQGAQPGPVLDWMQRVRIAVDAARGLEYLHEKVQPSIIHRDIRSSNVLLFEDFKAKIADFNLSNQSPDMAARLHSTRVLGTFGYHAPEYAMTGQLTQKSDVYSFGVVLLELLTGRKPVDHTMPRGQQSLVTWATPRLSEDKVKQCVDPKLKGEYPPKGVAKLAAVAALCVQYEAEFRPNMSIVVKALQPLLKAPAPVPAPAPES; encoded by the exons ATGCGTCGATGGCTTTGCTGTTCATGTCTGGTTGAGGATACTTACCAATCACATGAAAATGAGCACTTGAGGAGCCCCAACTATAATACAGAAG GGAATCAAAAGAACTCAAAGGCGGCAGCTCCTCCCAAGGCCGAAGTGCAAAAATCAGCACCACCTATCGAAGTGCCTGCATTATCATTGGaagaattgaaagaaaagacTGACAATTTCGGATCAAAGGCTTTGATTGGTGAGGGTTCATATGGAAGAGTTTATTATGCAAACTTGGACAATGGAAAAGCTGTTGCTGTGAAAAAGCTTGACTCCTCCGATGCTGAATCAAATGTCGAGTTTTTGACCCAG gTTTCAATGGTTTCAAGATTAAAGCATGACAATTTTGTCGAGTTGCAAGGTTACTGTGTTGAAGGAAATCTCCGCGTGCTTGCATATGAGTTTGCTACAATGGGATCACTGCATGACGTATTGCATG GAAGGAAGGGCGTTCAAGGGGCACAACCAGGTCCTGTGCTTGACTGGATGCAACGGGTAAGAATTGCAGTTGATGCAGCAAGGGGATTGGAATACTTGCATGAGAAGGTTCAACCCTCTATTATACACCGAGATATCAGATCTAGCAATGTCCTTCTCTTTGAAGATTTCAAAGCGAAAATTGCCGATTTTAACCTCTCAAACCAGTCTCCTGACATGGCTGCTCGTCTTCATTCTACTCGAGTTTTGGGGACCTTTGGCTATCATGCTCCAGA GTATGCAATGACTGGACAGTTGACACAGAAGAGTGATGTCTACAGTTTTGGGGTTGTCCTTCTAGAGCTTTTGACCGGGAGGAAACCTGTCGACCACACAATGCCGCGTGGACAGCAAAGTCTCGTTACCTGG GCTACTCCAAGACTGAGTGAAGATAAAGTTAAACAATGTGTAGATCCAAAACTGAAGGGAGAGTATCCTCCTAAAGGAGTTGCGAAG TTGGCAGCTGTGGCAGCATTATGCGTGCAATACGAAGCTGAGTTCCGCCCCAACATGAGCATCGTTGTTAAGGCTCTCCAACCACTATTGAAGGCTCCTGCTCCAGTACCAGCACCAGCACCCGAGTCTTAA
- the LOC105800423 gene encoding mitochondrial import inner membrane translocase subunit PAM16 like 2, which translates to MAAKILANLIVMGSGIFARAVVQAYRQALANAAKSGVTHETLQNAARRAGKVMTEQEARQILGVSEDTAWEEMMKKYDVLFEKNAKVGSFYLQSKVHRAKECLEAIYRAKGEGTPPS; encoded by the exons ATG GCTGCAAAGATTCTTGCCAACTTAATCGTAATGGGCTCGGGTATTTTTGCTCGTGCTGTTGTTCAGGCATACCGGCAAGCACTTGCAA ATGCTGCCAAATCCGGTGTTACTCATGAGACACTACAAAATGCTGCCCGTAGAGCTGGCAAAGTCATGACAGAGCAAGAAGCGAGGCAGATTCTTGGTGTAAGCGAGGATACTGCTTGGGAGGAGATGATGAAG AAGTATGATGTCTTATTCGAGAAGAACGCCAAGGTCGGGAGCTTCTACCTTCAGTCAAAGGTTCATAGGGCTAAAGAGTGCTTAGAAGCCATCTATCGAGCCAAAGGAGAAGGCACTCCTCCTAGTTGA
- the LOC105800422 gene encoding uncharacterized protein LOC105800422 isoform X2, with translation MNFNLQSMNPSSSFVATRDQALSVFNHPFSQSHSFLVSNFKNGSFLSPINTHTRRPKTHTSFTTPKRFQPITGCLGERNTPAKALRQILESPGAHQGPACFDGLSAKLVERAGFQYCFTSGFSISAARLGLPDTGFISYGEMVDQGQQITQAVSIPVIGDGDNGYGNAMNVKRTVKGYIRAGFAGIILEDQVSPKACGHTQGRKVVSREEAVMRIKAAVDARKESGSDIVIVARTDSRQALSLEESLWRSRAFADAGADVLFIDALSSKEEMKAFCEVSPLVPKMANMLEGGGKTPILSPLELEEIGYKLVAYPLSLIGVSIRAMQDSLTALNGGRIPPPGSMPSFEEIKEILGFNNYYEEEKRYATSKYQLYADRDGSRDPFSGIWSRTLRIKITGRDGFEKLDVRVPAGFLEGITNIVPALGGVNLKALLDDAAEEVGGKVLLDFNDTMGDRIQVFLE, from the exons ATGAACTTCAACCTTCAAAGCATGAACCCATCATCATCATTTGTGGCTACCAGAGATCAAGCTCTCTCTGTTTTCAACCACCCTTTCTCACAATCTCACTCTTTCCTTGtttctaatttcaaaaatgGCTCCTTTCTATCTCCCATCAATACCCACACAAGAAGGCCAAAGACCCACACTTCTTTTACCACTCCTAAGCGATTCCAACCCATCACTGGTTGTTTAGGTGAGAGGAATACACCTGCAAAGGCACTTAGACAGATTCTGGAATCGCCTGGTGCTCACCAAGGCCCTGCTTGTTTTGATGGTCTCAGTGCTAAGCTTGTTGAAAGAGCTGGCTTTCAGTATTGTTTCACCAGTG GATTTTCCATTTCTGCCGCTCGCCTGGGACTACCAGACACCGGATTTATTTCTTATGGAGAAATGGTGGATCAGGGGCAACAAATTACTCAGGCTGTATCAATTCCTGTCATCGGAGATGGTGACAACGGATACGGAAATGCGATGAATGTGAAGAGAACTGTTAAAGGATATATAAGAGCAGGCTTTgccgggatcattctcgaagaTCAG GTGTCCCCAAAAGCTTGTGGACATACACAAGGCCGGAAGGTGGTTTCCAGAGAGGAAGCTGTCATGAGAATTAAAGCAGCAGTTGACGCTCGCAAAGAGAGTGGTTCCGACATTGTTATTGTGGCACGAACAGATTCTCGTCAAGCACTGTCTTTAGAGGAGTCACTCTGGAGATCAAGAGCTTTTGCTGATGCCGGTGCGGATGTCCTTTTTATTGATGCACTATCGTCTAAAGAAGAGATGAAAGCTTTCTGTGAAGTTTCTCCATTAGTTCCAAAAATG GCCAATATGCTTGAAGGTGGGGGGAAAACACCAATACTATCTCCGCTTGAACTTGAAGAAATTGGATATAAACTTGTGGCATATCCGCTTTCCTTGATCGGGGTATCCATCCGAGCAATGCAG GATTCACTGACTGCTCTCAATGGTGGTCGTATTCCACCTCCAGGAAGCATGCCATCCTTTGAGGAAATCAAGGAAATCTTAGGTTTCAATAATTACtacgaagaagaaaaaagatatGCTACCAGCAAGTATCAACTATATGCTGACAGAG ATGGTTCAAGGGATCCTTTTTCTGGAATCTGGTCTCGGACATTGAGAATCAAGATTACTGGAAGAGATGGATTTGAGAAACTTGATGTTAGAGTTCCA GCCGGGTTTTTGGAAGGAATCACAAATATCGTTCCag CTTTGGGTGGTGTAAACCTCAAGGCATTGTTGGACGATGCTGCCGAGGAAGTAGGGGGGAAGGTATTGTTGGATTTTAACGACACAATGGGTGATCGAATTCAAGTCTTTCTTGAGTGA